In the genome of Streptomyces sp. SLBN-118, the window GTCGAAGAGTCGGGGCCGGTTCTGGTAGGCGATGCGCAGGGCGTCCCGGAAACCCTCGGTGATGACGAGGACGGTCGGCTCGCCCCGGCGCTCCAGCAGGGCGTTGGTGGCCACGGTGGTGCCCATCTTCACGCTGTCGACCCGCTCGGCCGGGACGGGCTCGTCCGGGCCGACGCCGAGCAGCAGCCGGATACCGGCGACGGCCGCGTCCCGGTACCGCTCCGGGTTGTGCGAGAGCAGTTTCCGGGTCACGAGCCGTCCGTCGGGGCGTTTGCCCACAATGTCCGTGAAGGTGCCGCCACGGTCGATCCAGAACTCCCAGCGCCCTGTCATTCCCCCATTCTGGCAAGGGGAACGTCCGGGGACACGGCGGCGAGTGCGGCCGAAAGCGCGTGTTCGGCACTGCGGTCGAGCCGATCGCTGGTGCCGCGGGCCCAATGGCGCACCTCCGCACCGGCCAGCCGCATCAGCTGCGGCAGCAGATCGGTGCAGCGGCGCGCCACCCAGGCGGTCCCCGCCGTGGCGAGCCACAGCGCGGCCGCGGCCCGGCTCGGCGGGGCCTGCTCGGGGTCGCTGCCGGGCGCGGTTCCGCGGGCCAGACCGCGCTCGGTGAGCAGCTCGTGGAAACGCCGCGCGATCATCCGGTGCCCGCGCTCGCCCGCGAGCGTACGGTCGGCCGCGGTGTGGACGGTTCGGATGCGCCGCCAGGCGGCGCCCTCCCCGGCGCCCACATAGGTGCGTGCGTATCCGGCGAGGTCGGTCTGGTAGACGGCGACGGCCGGGAGGTCGAGCCGTGCCGCGGCCGCCATGCCCCGCACACCGAGGACGAAGGGGCTGGCCAGGTGGACGAGGTCGGCCCGGTGGGCGGCGATGGTCGCGGCGACGCGGCGGCTGGGGAGGGCCACCCGTACTTGGGGATATCCGGGCAGGGGCAGGGAGGGGACGCGCACCACGGGGCAGGGTGCGGTTGTGCCGGAGTCGTCGGCCCCGGCGACGGCCGGGGCTATGACGAGCGGGTCATGACCGCGCGCGGCGAGGTGCCGGGCGGTCTGCAGGGCGCAGTGCGCCACACCATTGACGTCTGGCGGAAAGGATTCGGTGACGATGACGACTCGCATACCCGTGTTGTCGTCGCACTCGGGGTGGCTGACCCAACGTGGATCTTTCCGCTCGGGGAACGTCCCATGAGCGTTTGTGGCCGACGCCGTTCCGCGTCCCTAATGTCACACCGCGGGCGCGTCCGGGCCGATTCTGCTGCGTACGGCGGTTTGTACCTCTGCCTCCTCGGCCGGATCCGCGGCCAGGCGGCGCAGGCGCTCGGCCACACGCACATCACCGGTCTCGGCGTGCAGGGCCGCGACCTCGCGGGTGGTCTCCTCGCAGTCCCAGAGGCATTCGACGGCGAAGCCGGTGGGGAAGGACGGGTCGGTCGCCGCGAGCGCGCGGGCCGCGCGGCCGCGCAGCTGCGAGGACGCGGTCTCGCGGTAGACATGGCGCAGTACGGGTGCGGCGCACGCGATGCCGAGCCGTCCGGCTCCGTCGACGAGGGTCCACAGCAGGGAGGCGTCGGGCCCGTCGGCCCGTACGGTCTCCCGCAGCGCGCCGAGCACCAGCGTGGCGTCGCCGGCCGTGCCCCTGCAGGCGAGCACGCCCGCCGCCGACGCTCCGAGGGCGTCGGGCCGGTGGACCCAGCCGCGGGCCCGGTCGACGGCTTCGTCGCCGCACATCCGCTCGAAAGCGGAGACCGCCGCCTCGGCGACGGTGTGGGAGCCGCCGGACACCGCGGCCTCGATGAGGTCGAGCACCACGCCGTCGCGCGACTCGGCGAGATAGTGCAGTGCGGCGCAGCGGGCGCCGACGGATCCCGCGCGTGCGGCTTCGACGATGGCGGGCCGGTCCTCGGGTCCCGCGACGGCGGACAGACAGCGGGCGGCGGGCACATGGAGGGCGCTGCCGCGCTCAAGACCCTGGTCGGCCCAGTCGAAGACCGCCTGGACGCTCCAGCCGGGACGGGGTCCGCTCGGTCGCATCTGGCGCTGCCAGCGGTCGAAGGAGCCTGCCTCCTGGGCGGCGCGCACCCGGGCGCCGATCGCCTCGCGCCGGTCCTCGGCCCACAGCCTCCAGGGCCGCGGTTCGAACGCGTCGCGTACGGCGATGGCCAGCTCGGCGTCGCCCTCGGCAGTGGCCGGGAATCGGGCGAGTACCGAGGGGGCCAGCGCCCGCAGGCCGGAGTCGTTGTCGCGCAGGGCGAGCTCGTCGAGTGCCCAGGTCCAGTTGGCGCCGTTGGCCGCGTAGCGCCGGAGCAGTGAAAGGGCGTCGCCCCTTCCGTACGAGGCGAGATGCCCGAGCACCGCGAGCGAGAGGCCCGTCCTGGCCTCGTCGGTGTCGAGATGGTCGTCGGCGTCGCACAGGTGGCGCTCGATCTCCTCGAGACTGCCGTGGAGATCCAGGTAGAGGCGCGCGTAGTACAGGGAGCGGTTCTCGACCTGCCAGTCGTGGCGGGGGTCGTTCAGTACGCAGTGGTTGAGCGCGGCGAGCGCTTCGGCGCGCGGCGCTGCCAGCGCGTGCAGCGTGCCGTCACCGCGGCCCCTCTGCAGCAGGCCGAGCAGCGTGCCGCTCGGCGCTATGACTGGATCGAACATGGGAAAAGCCTCACATCAAGCTGTCGACGCAACCGGGGAGTGGAGATGCCTAGGCCGCGCAGCAACATGTAGGGCCGCCCGTCGTCTTCCGCTTGGTGTAGACCATCTTCCTCTGCCTCTCGTCGGTGGCCCCAGGGGAACTCCCGGATGAAGTCCGGGGTAGGGCCCGACGTCATGATGACCCACCCATATCGCCACCGCGACCACATTTACGGCGTCCGTCCCGGCGACATGTCGGCGACCGATCAACAATCCGTCAACGCCCTTCCGGCGACGGCTCATTGGTCGCCGAACAGCTCCAGTAGGTCCGTCTTCCCAAACATCCGCGCCGTATCCACTGCGGACGGCGTCCCCGCCTTCGGGTCGGCTCCGCCGGCCAGGAGTACGCGGATGACGGCGTCCTCGCCCTTGAAGACAGCACCGGCGAGGGGGGTCTGGCCGCGGTCGTTGGCCCGGTCCGGTTCGGCGCCACGGGCGAGCAGCGCTTCCACTGCGGGGGCGTGCCCGTGGTAGGCGGCCAGCATGACCAGGGTGTCGCCGCGGTCATTGGCGAGGTTGGCGGGCACTCCGGCGTCGATGTACGCGACGAGGGCCTCGGTCTCTCCCTGGCGCGCCAGGTCGAAGACCTTGGTGGCGAGCTCGATCACCTCGGGATCCGGGGCTTCGCTCATCGGGAAGACCGCCTTTCACTGCGTTGACCTGGGGCGTACGGCAGGAGCAGCCGTACGAGTGAATCGACAGGCTACTGCCCGCACTCCGGCATCAGGCGGTGCGGCCGCTGCAGGGATCACCGCGAGGAAGGCACTGTGCGGCGCAAGCGCGCAGTGTGCCCCCCGGCCGGCGGTCCGGCGTCCGCCAGTGCAGTGAAATCCCAGGAATTTCACCCATTCGCACCTTTTATCACATAGATGCTTCCTGTGAGCATGGAAGTACTCATGGTGACTGTCCCCTCAACCAGGAGAACCACTCATGATCCTCTCCATCTCAGGCGTCGTGCTGCTCGGCATCATCGTCTTCCTGTTCTTCAGGAAGGACGGCCTCAAGGGCTCTCACGCGTTCGTCTGCTCGCTCTTCGGCTTCTTCATCTCGGGCACGGCCATCGCGCCCAGCATCAAGGCCGGGAGCGCGAGTCTCGCCAGCCTCCTGGGCGGGATCAAGTTCTGACCCCGCAGTACCGACCAGCACCATCTGCACCCCAGCACCTTCAGGAGACCGATGTGGCCCGGCGACCACTCCCCCGCATTCTCAGCAGCGGCAGCGCGCAGATCGCCCGGAGCCGGGAGATCGCCCGCTCGGCCGCCGACAGCGCCACGGACGTCCTGCATCCGCTGATCACCATCACCCGCGGTCTGCGGCAGCTGGCCGTCATGGCCCGGCACAGGTGGGCCGCCACACCCAAGGAACGGCGTGGTCCCACGCTGTTCCTCGCCGCGTCCTGCGTCCTGGTGGTCGCGCTCATCCCGTACGGGCCGCTGGTCGCCCTGATCTCGGTGATGGCGGCGGCCGCCTGGAAGGGGCGGGTGCGTACCCCGGTGAAGAGCGGCCCGGACGAGGCGGAGGCCGGCCGGCTGCGAGCCCTCTACGAGGCGCTCGTGCCGCACTTCTCCGTCGCCGAGGACCCGGCTCCGCTGTTCGCCCACGGCAGCGACTGGAGCAAGGCCTTCAGCGATTACGAGTTCGACGGCAATGGGCGCCTCACCCGGCTCCAGGTGGCCTACCCCGCGTACTTCACCGACGGCGAGGCCGAGTCCCGGGCCCGCATCGAGCAGCTGCTGCACGCCAAGTCCGGGCGCGGCCGCGAGTACCTGTTCACCTGGGACGAGGAGGGCAACCGGCTCGTGATGAGCGTGCTGCCCGCCCTGTCCACCGCCATCGCCGCCCAGCGATTCGTCACCGCCCCCGGCGAGACCGTGCTGGGCTTCACCGATGCCGGCGCGGTGCGGCGCACCGTGCCGGTGGCGCAGGGCGAGGAGACCAGTTCCGCCGCTCCGGTCCTCTGGCGCACCGGACCGCGTTCGACGGAGCCGCATCTGCTGGTGGTCGGCGAGCCCGGCAGCGGCACCACGACCCTGCTGCGTTCGATCGCGCTTCAGGCCCTGCAGCACGGTGACGTACTGATCGTGGAGGGCAGCGGGACCGGGGAGTACGGCTGTCTCGCGGGGCGGGCGGGCGTACTGGCCGTCGAATGCGGTCTCGCCGGTGCGCTGGCGAGCCTGGAGTGGGCGGCCCACGAGACCGAACGGCGGCTGATCGCCGCCAACCGGGCCCGGCAGGCCGGGCATCCCGAGCCCGACGACACCAAGCGCCCGCTGTGGATCCTGCTGGACAGGCCGAGCATCCTGGGGCACCTGGCGGCGGCCGACGGGCACACCGATCCGCAGGACCTGCTTCAGGTGCCGTTGCGTCACGGCAGGGCCGCGCAGGTCACGGTGGTGGTGGCCGAGCAGTTCGACAGCCTGGACCCTCTCACCGAGACAGTGCGGACGCATACGCGTGCGCGGGTCGTGCTGGGAGCCGCCACCTTCGAGCAGGTCGAGTCCGTGCTCGGTGTCCAGCCCCACACCACTCCGACACCCGAGGTACCGCCGGGCCGTGGCTACGCACGGCTCGGTACGGGGCCGGTGCTCAGGATTCAGGTACCGGCGACCCCGGACCCGTACGACGAGGCGACGAGCGAGGCGCACCGCCGGGCCGTGCTGGAGCTGCTGCCGGAGCGCCAGGACCAGGCCGGGCCCGCCGCCGTACCGGATCCTGCGGCGGACCCGGTGCACGAGGCCGTGCCGGCCGAGAGCTGACGGGTCCCGTCAGGCGACGAACGTCCGCGGCGCTTCCGTCCCGGTCGTCGCGCCCGTCGCGACCAGCCGGGCCGCCGCCGCCAGCCGGACCGCCGCCTCGTCCGCGACCGGTCCGCCGACCGTGAACGGCAGCCGCACATAGCCCTCGAAGGCCCCGTCCACTCCGAAGCGGGGTCCCGAGGGCACCCGCACACCCACCCGTTCGCCGACCTCGGCGAGCCGGGAGCCGGAAAGACCGCCGGTGCGCACCCAGAGGGTGAGTCCGCCGCCCGGCACGTCGTACTCCCAGTCGGGCAGCTCCCTGCGCAGCGCCGCGACCAGAGCGTCGCGGTTCTCCCGCGCCTGGCCCCGCCGGATGGCAACCGCCTCCTCCCAACCACCCGTCTGCATCAGCCAGTTGACCGCCAGCTGTTCCAGGACGGGCGTGCCCAGGTCGGCATACGCGCGTGCCGAGACCAGCGAGCGGATCACGTCCGGGGCCGCGCGCACCCAGCCGATACGCATCCCCGCCCAGAAGGCCTTGCTGGCCGAGCCGACCGTGAGCACCGTGCTGCCCGCCGGATCGAAGGCGCAGACGGGCTGGGGCATGTCGACGCCCTCGTCAAGACGGAGCTCGGACATGGTCTCGTCGACGACGAGCACGGTGCCGGCGGCGCGTGCCGCGTCGACGAGGCGGCGGCGCTGGTCCTCGTCGGCCAGGGCACCGGTCGGATTGTGGAAGTCGGCCACCACATAGGCGAGCCGGGGTGCTGCGTCCCGCAGCACCTGCCGCCAGCGCGGCATGTCCCAGCCGGTCAGCCCCTCGGCCTGGGCGACCGGCACGAGCCGGGCCCCCGCTTCCCGCATCAGCTGAAGGATGTTGGCGTAGGAGGGGGACTCGACGGCGATGCGCTCGCCGCGCCCGGCGAAGAGATGACAGATGGCGTCGATCGCGCCCATCGCCCCGGTGGTGACCATGATCTGCTCGGGCATGGTGGGGATGCCGCGCTCGGTGTAACGGTCGGCGAGCATCTGACGCAGCGCGGGCAGCCCTGCCGGATAGTCGCCATGGGTGTGGGCGTACGGCGGCAGCTCCTCCAGAGCGCCCTGGACACTGCGGGTGAGCCAGGGTTCGGGGGCGGGCAGCGCCGCACAACCGAGGTCGATCATCGAGCCGAGCGACTCGGGCGGCAGTGGCTCCAGACCGCGTGCGGGCAGCGGGTTCCCGGCGGGCACAGCCGTCCAGCTGCCCGCTCCCCTGCGGGATTCGAGGAAGCCCTCGGCGCGCAGCGCCTCGTAGGCGGCGGCGACAGTCGTGCGGCTGACGGACAGCGACAGCGCGAGTTCGCGTTCGGCGGGCAGCCGGGCGGCGACAGGCACGCGGCCTTCGAGGACGAGCAGCCGGATGCCGTCGGCGAGTGCGCGGTAGGCGGGCGGTTTGCGGGCGCCGGGCCCGGCCGGGCGGGGCTGCTGGGAGGTGAGCTGCCGGGCGAGCTGTGCCGCCCCCACCGCAGAGGTCCACTGCGTCATGGAAGTCAGTCCACCTTCCTTGAATTGGCCATGGTTGGCATCGGTTCCGTAGCCACAGAGTGTCATGAGCCAGTCCACACCCACCACCAGGGGGCGTCAAGTGACCGCCGTGTCCCGTCAGACCGCCGTGTCCCGTCATCTCACCCGCAGACTCCTTCAGCTCTCCATCGGTCTGGCCCTCTACGGCGTGAGCTCGGCGCTCCTGGTGCGCGGCGGCCTCGGGCTCGAACCCTGGGGGGTGCTGCATCAGGGCCTGGCCGAGCGGACGGGGCTGACGATCGGGGTCGTTTCGATCATTGTCGGCGCGGCCGTGCTGCTGCTGTGGATCCCGATCAGACAGCGGCCCGGGCTCGGCACGGTCTCCAATGTCTTCGTGATCGGTATCGCGATGGACGGCACGCTCGCCCTGGTGCCAAACGCTCACGGGCTCGCGGCGCAGATTCCGGTGCTGATCGGCGGCATCGTGCTCAACGGCGTGGCGACGGGGCTGTACATCGCGGCGCGCTTCGGCCCCGGCCCGCGCGATGGCCTGATGACGGGTCTGCACCGGATCACGGGCCGCACGATCCGGCTGGTCCGTACGGCCATCGAGGTGGCCGTCGTGGCGACCGGCTTCGTACTCGGCGGCTCGGTCGGCGTCGGCACGGTCGCGTACGCCCTGGCCATCGGTCCTCTGGCGCAGCTGTTCCTGCGCGTCTTCGCCATCTCCGATCAGGGCAGTGGCAGCACCGTCGTCGCCGCGGGGACACCGGATGGGGCGATACTGCGGAAGTGACGCGCGAACCCCACCCCTATCTGGACCATCCCTCCACGCTCGCCTTCGCCCACCGCGGCGGCGCGGCGGAGGGGATCGAGAACACCGCGGCGGCCTTCCGGCGGGCCGCCGATCTTGGTTACCGCTACTTCGAGACTGATGTGCACGCGACCGCGGACGGCAGGCTGGTCGCCTTCCACGACACGACGCTGGACCGGGTGACGGACGCGAGCGGCAAGATCGCGGCGCTGCCCTGGAGCGAGGTGCAGCAGGCCAGGGTGGGCGGCAGGGAACCGCTGGCGCTGTTCGAGGAACTGCTGGAGGAGTTCCCGGACGCCCGCTGGAATGTCGACATCAAGGCCGAGCCCGCGCTGGTACCGCTGGTCGACCTGATCCGCCGGACGGGCACCTGGGGGCGCGTGTGCGTCGGCTCGTTCTCGGAGGGCCGGGTGGCGCGGGCCATGCGGCTGGCGGGTCCGCGCCTCGCGACGTCGTACGGCGTGCGGGGTGTGCTGGGCCTGCGGCTGCGCTCGTACGGCATTCCCGCCGCCCTTCGGATGGGCGCGGTGTGTGCGCAGGTCCCCGAGTCGCAAAGCGGCATCCGAGTGGTGGACCGGCGCTTTGTGCGGGCGGCACACGCGCGCGGTCTGCAGGTCCATGTCTGGACCGTGAACGACGCGGATCGGATGGCGGCACTCCTGGACCTCGGCGTGGATGGCATCATGACCGATCATCTGGAGACGTTGCGCACGGTCCTGACCGAGCGGGGAGTCTGGGTCTAGACACGCCCTGACGCCGCGCGTCTGCACAACGGGACGAGCGAGGGGGCGCGGCGTGACGATAGACACCGCGGACCGGACGACCGGGACGAGCGAGCGCAGACGCGAGCAACGCGGCTGGTACTTCTACGACTTCGCGTGCTCCGTCTATTCGACGAGTGTGCTGACCGTCTTCCTCGGGCCCTATCTGACCGCGGTGGCGAAGGCCGCCGCGGACGCCGAGGGCTTCGTGCATCCGCTGGGCATCCCCGTGCGCGCGGGCTCGGTCTTCGCGTACGCGGTCTCGGTCTCGGTGGTGCTCGCCGTGCTGGTGATGCCGCTGGCCGGCGCGGCGGCGGACCGGACCGGGCGCAAGAAGCCGCTGCTGGCGGTCGCGGCCTATGTCGGGGCGGCCGCGACGACGGGGATGTTCTTCCTGGACGGCGAGCGCTATCTGCTCGGCGCCTTCCTTCTGATCGTCGCGAACGCCTCGCTGTCGGTGTCGATGGTCCTCTACAACGCGTATCTGCCGCAGATCGCGGAGCCGGATGAACGCGATGCGGTCTCCTCGCGCGGCTGGGCCTTCGGCTACACGTCCGGGGCGCTGGTGCTCGTACTGAATCTGGTCCTGTACTTGGGCCACGACTCCTTCGGCCTCTCGGAGTCGGCGGCGGTACGGGTCTGCCTGGCGTCGGCAGGGCTGTGGTGGGGCGCCTTCACGCTCGTGCCGCTGCGGCGTCTGCGGGACCGACAGGCGGCGCCGAGCGGCGAGGGCGCGGTCGGGTCCGGCTGGCGGCAGCTGCTGGCCACGCTGCGCGACATGCGCCGCCATCCGCTGACGCTCTCGTTCCTGCTGGCGTACCTGATCTACAACGACGGGGTCCAGACGGTGATCTCGCAGGCTTCGGTCTACGGCTCCGAGGAGCTGGGCCTCGACCAGACGACGCTGATCACCGCGGTGCTGCTGGTCCAGGTGCTCGCGGTGGCGGGCGCGCTGGGCATGGGACGGCTCGCCCGGACCCACGGGGCCAAGCGAACCATTCTCGCGTCACTCGCCGTCTGGACGCTGATTCTGGCGGTGGGGTACTTCCTGCCGGCCGGGGCCCCGGTCTGGTTCTTCGCCCTGGCGGGGGCGATCGGCCTTGTCCTGGGCGGCAGCCAGGCGCTGTCGAGGTCGCTGTTCTCACACCTGGTGCCGCGCGGCAAGGAGGCGGAGTACTTCTCCGCGTACGAGATGAGCGACCGGGGGCTGAGCTGGCTCGGACCACTGGTCTTCGGGCTCGCGTACCAGCTGACCGGCAGTTATCGAGACGCGATCATCTCTCTGGTCGTCTTCTTCGCGCTCGGTTCCGTACTGCTGGCACGGGTCCCGATCAAGGAGGCGGTGGCGGCCGCGGGCAACCCCGTGCCGGAGCGGATTTAGACGTTGAAGTGAAAGGCCGGTAGTGTACGCCCTTGGCTTGCCAGGCGGACCGTTACTGCGTGCTGAAGAAGCGAAATCACTGGGTGACACTTTCTATCAGATGTGACAAACCGGGCACTGGTGGGTACAACAAGGGGCGGCACGACGGGCGACGCATGACCCGGAACGGGAATCTTTACCGCCGACCGGACGTTGACCGGATGACGACGACAGCGACACCTGTCCTGTGGGCGACAAGCCCGGGAGGCACGATTCATGAGTGAGCGAGCTCTCCGCGGTACGCGACTCGTGGTGACCAGCTACGAGACGGACCGCGGCATCGATCTGGCCCCGCGCCAGGCGGTGGAGTACGCATGCGAGAAGGGCCATCGTTTTGAGATGCCCTTCTCGGTTGAGGCGGAAATTCCGCCGGAGTGGGAGTGCAAGGTCTGCGGGACCCAGGCACTCCTGGTCGACGGGGATGGCCCCGAGGAGAAGAAGGGCAAGCCGGCGCGGACGCATTGGGACATGCTCATGGAGCGACGCACTCGCGAGGAGCTGGAGGAGGTGCTGGCCGAGAGGCTGGCGGTCCTTCGTTCCGGCGCCATGAACATTGCCGTGCATCCGCGGGACAGCCGGAAGTCCGCCTGACCCCGTAACACCGCACGAACAGCGTCATCAATACACAACAGCCGCGGGCCGTCTCACATCTCTGTGAGACGGCCCGCGGCTGTAGCGATGTCAGGGTGTCAGCGGCGGCCGGGGCCCTTCCTCCTCGTAACCGCGCGAAGGCCCAGCAGCGTCCGGCCGGATGACTTCACCCTGCACGACCTTTCCGTCCGGCCGGTGAATTCTGGCCTGCTGAAAGGCGTCGCCCAGGCTGCCGGGCGAGGCAGCACGCATACGGCGCTCAAGCGACCTCTGCGTGAACCGGCCGAGCATGGAGCGTACGGGCGGCACCAGCAGTGCCAGACCCACGACGTCGGAGATCAGGCCGGGCAGCATCAGCAGCAGGCCGCCGAGCATCAGGAAGCCATTGCCCGTGCTGCCGGTGCCGGTGCCCGCGCCGTTACCGGCGCTCGCCGCGGGGCCCTGACCCTGCTGCTGTTGCTGCAGGGTCTCGGTGAGGTTGCGGAACGCCCGCCTGCCTGCGCGCTTGATGACGACGCCGCCGAGCACCGCGCCGCCGACGAGCAGAGCCAGCACCGTCAGCCCGCCGACCTCCGAAGCGACAAGGGTCAGCAGCCAGACCTCCAGGACCACCCAGGCGGCGATGCCGAGCGGGACGAAGGTACGGGCACGTGAACGCCTGGGGGCGGTCGGGGTCGGTGAACCGGTCGTCATGCACCCAGTGTGCCTGGGCGTCCGCCCGAGCGGCGTAAGGGGCCGATCAGTAAGAGGCCCGTCAGAGGGGCCAGTCAAGGAGGGGCCAGTCACGAGGGCGCGGTCAGGAGGGGCCGCGTCAGGGCCGCTTGCGGCCGAGGAGGCGATTCGCCCGGTCGCCGACTCCCCACGCGGTGACCCTCCACAGCGCCTCGACGACGATGTCCCGGCTCATCTTGGAATCGCCCAGCTCGCGCTCGACGAAGGTGATCGGGACTTCCACCACGTGATAACCGGCGGCGACGGCCCGGCGGGCGAGGTCGACCTGGAAGCAGTAGCCCTGGGAAGCGACCTCGGTCAGCCCGAGACCCTGGAGGGTCTCGGCGCGGAAGGCGCGGAAGCCGCCGGTGACATCCCGGATGGGGACGCCGAGCAGCAGGCGGGAGTAGGTGCTGCCGCCGCGGGAGAGGAACTGGCGGTGCTTGGGCCAGTTCACCACGCGCCCGCCGGGGACCCAGCGCGAGCCGAGGACCAGATCGGCCCCCTTGAGCGCGGTCAGCAGCCGGGGAAGCTCCTCGGGCTGATGGGAGCCGTCGGCGTCCATTTCGACCAGTACGCCGAAGCCGTGCTCGATGCCCCAGGCGAAGCCCGCGAGGTAGGCCGCGCCGAGCCCTTCCTTGCCCTTGCGGTGCAGGACATGCACCTTGTCGTCCTGGGCCACGAGTTCGTCGGCGACCTTGCCGGTTCCGTCGGGGCTGTTGTCGTCGGCGATCAGAATGTCCGCCTGGGGCACGGCTGAGCGCACCCGGGAGACGATCGGCCTGATGTTCTCGACCTCGTTGTAGGTCGGGATGATCACCAAGGCTTTGCCGAGCGGGCCGTATCGCCGCTGACCGCCGTCGTTCACTGCTGCCCCTTAGAGTCCGTGCACAGAGCCCCACCATAGCGAGCGCTCTGCGCGCGGCTGCGGCGGCACGGACTGTGGTGCCGCGGGCCCGATGAGGACTTCGCCAGGGGGCGTGCGGATCGGGGCCCGGCGTCCTTCGGGCCGACCTGGGACCCGCTGGCTGCGGGTCGACCGAGAGCCGTTGTCTACTGAACGCCGGACCCCACCCGGGTCACACCTGCCAACCGGCTGAAACCTTCCCTCGCCCCCGAGGCGCGGGCGCTGAACCTGGCTCCCAGTGGCAGTGCGCCGGTGCGGCACGCTGCCCCATGACCCAGCGGCGTTCGACGACTGCTGGAAGGTGCCGGTCGGACGTCCCGTGGTGGACTCGGCCGAACCTACCCGCCGGTGGGCGCTCCATGTCAACAGTCGTCTGATCTGCGAGCTTTGCCCAAATCACCAGGTCAGCGCCGAAGATCCGCAGGTCGCGGCCGAGCGCCGGGAGCTTCGATCGGCGGTACGAAATGTCCGCACGTCACTCGTTCGGCCGCTCAT includes:
- the fxsA gene encoding FxsA family membrane protein; this encodes MTTGSPTPTAPRRSRARTFVPLGIAAWVVLEVWLLTLVASEVGGLTVLALLVGGAVLGGVVIKRAGRRAFRNLTETLQQQQQGQGPAASAGNGAGTGTGSTGNGFLMLGGLLLMLPGLISDVVGLALLVPPVRSMLGRFTQRSLERRMRAASPGSLGDAFQQARIHRPDGKVVQGEVIRPDAAGPSRGYEEEGPRPPLTP
- a CDS encoding polyprenol monophosphomannose synthase produces the protein MNDGGQRRYGPLGKALVIIPTYNEVENIRPIVSRVRSAVPQADILIADDNSPDGTGKVADELVAQDDKVHVLHRKGKEGLGAAYLAGFAWGIEHGFGVLVEMDADGSHQPEELPRLLTALKGADLVLGSRWVPGGRVVNWPKHRQFLSRGGSTYSRLLLGVPIRDVTGGFRAFRAETLQGLGLTEVASQGYCFQVDLARRAVAAGYHVVEVPITFVERELGDSKMSRDIVVEALWRVTAWGVGDRANRLLGRKRP
- a CDS encoding RNA polymerase-binding protein RbpA, with the protein product MSERALRGTRLVVTSYETDRGIDLAPRQAVEYACEKGHRFEMPFSVEAEIPPEWECKVCGTQALLVDGDGPEEKKGKPARTHWDMLMERRTREELEEVLAERLAVLRSGAMNIAVHPRDSRKSA